A single region of the Accipiter gentilis chromosome 6, bAccGen1.1, whole genome shotgun sequence genome encodes:
- the COPB2 gene encoding coatomer subunit beta' isoform X2, with translation MPLRLDIKRKLTARSDRVKSVDLHPTEPWMLASLYNGSVCVWNHETQTLVKTFEVCDLPVRAAKFVARKNWVVTGADDMQIRVFNYNTLERVHMFEAHSDYIRCISVHPTQPFILTSSDDMLIKLWDWDKKWSCSQVFEGHTHYVMQIVINPKDNNQFASASLDRTIKVWQLGSSSPNFTLEGHEKGVNCIDYYSGGDKPYLISGADDRLVKIWDYQNKTCVQTLEGHAQNVSCVSFHPELPIIITGSEDGTVRIWHSSTYRLESTLNYGMERVWCVASLRGSNNVALGYDEGSIIVKLGREEPAMSMDANGKIIWAKHSEVQQANLKAMGDAEIKDGERLPLAVKDMGSCEIYPQTIQHNPNGRFVVVCGDGEYIIYTAMALRNKSFGSAQEFVWAHDSSEYAIRESNSLVKIFKNFKEKKSFKPDFGAEGIYGGFLLGVRSVNGLAFYDWENTELIRRIEIQPKHIFWSDSGELVCIATEESFFILKYLSEKVAAAQETHEGVTEDGIEDAFEVLGEIQEIVKTGLWVGDCFIYTSSVNRLNYYVGGEIVTIAHLDRTMYLLGYIPKDNRLYLGDKELNIVSYSLLVSVLEYQTAVMRRDFGMADKVLPTIPKEQRTRVAHFLEKQGFKQQALAVSTDPEHRFELALQLGELKIAYQLAVEAESEQKWKQLAELAISKCQFGLAQECLHHAQDYGGLLLLATASGNANMVNKLAEGAEKDGKNNVAFMSYFLQGKLDSCLELLIKTGRLPEAAFLARTYLPSQVSRVVKLWRENLSKVNQKAAESLADPTEYENLFPGLKEAFVAEEYVKQSLPDLRPAREYPLVTPNEERNLLEEAKGFEPYGVMASQAEEPLPSPKQDVMKTVLQNSDLLPTRDQKTLLDLEDDLDNLDLEDIDTTDINLDEEILDE, from the exons ATG CCTCTCCGACTTGATATAAAACGGAAACTAACAGCTCGGTCTGACCGGGTGAAGAGTGTAGACTTGCATCCCACGGAACCATGGATGTTGGCTAGCCTTTACAATGGCAGTGTCTGTGTTTGGAACCATGAAACACAG actcTGGTGAAGACTTTTGAAGTGTGTGACTTGCCAGTGAGAGCTGCCAAATTTGTGGCAAGAAAGAACTGGGTTGTTACAGGAGCT GATGACATGCAAATTAGAGTTTTTAATTATAACACCTTGGAAAGAGTTCACATGTTTGAAGCACATTCAGATTACATCCGTTGTATTTCTGTGCATCCCACACAGCCTTTCATACTGACAAGCAGCG atgatatGCTCATTAAACTCTGGGACTGGGATAAAAAATGGTCTTGTTCTCAGGTGTTTGAAGGACACACCCATTATGTCATGCAGATTGTCATAAACCCAAAAGACAATAATCAGTTTGCCAGTGCCTCTTTGGATAGGACAATCAAG gtGTGGCAGCTTGGCTCCTCTTCACCCAACTTTACTTTGGAAGGCCATGAGAAAGGAGTAAACTGCATTGACTATTACAGTGGAGGAGACAAGCCATATCTCATTTCAGGTGCAGATGACCGGTTGGTTAAGATCTGGGACTACCAG aataaaACCTGTGTACAAACATTGGAAGGACATGCTCAAAATGTGTCGTGTGTCAGCTTCCATCCTGAATTGCCTATCATTATCACAGGCTCAGAAGAtg gaaCTGTGCGCATTTGGCATTCAAGCACTTACCGCTTGGAAAGTACCCTCAACTATGGTATGGAGAGAGTGTGGTGTGTGGCCAGTTTAAGAGGCTCCAATAATGTGGCTTTGGGATATGATGAAGGCAGCATTATTGTTAAG CTTGGTCGTGAAGAACCTGCCATGTCCATGGATgcaaatggaaaaattatttggGCTAAACATTCAGAAGTCCAACAGGCTAACTTGAAAGCTATGGGCGATGCTGAAATCAAAGATGGAGAAAGATTGCCACTGGCTGTAAAGGACATGGGAAGCTGTGAAATCTATCCTCAGACAATTCAGCACAACCCTAATGGACG GTTTGTAGTAGTGTGTGGTGATGGTGAATACATCATCTACACAGCTATGGCTTTGAGAAACAAGAGCTTTGGTTCTGCACAGGAGTTTGTATGGGCACATGATTCTTCAGA GTATGCAATCAGGGAGAGCAACAGCCttgtaaagatatttaaaaatttcaaaGAGAAGAAGTCATTCAAACCTGATTTTGGAGCAGAAG GCATCTATGGTGGCTTCCTGTTGGGGGTCAGATCCGTTAATGGTTTGGCATTCTATGACTGGGAGAACACAGAATTGATTCGCAGAATTGAAATTCAGCCCAAACAT ATTTTCTGGTCTGACTCGGGTGAGCTTGTCTGCATTGCCACAGAAGAGTCATTCTTCATTTTGAAATACCTATCAGAAAAAGTTGCAGCAGCCCAAGAAACACATGAAGGTGTCACTGAAGATGGAATTGAAGATGCTTTTGAG GTTCTTGGTGAGATTCAGGAGATTGTGAAAACAGGCTTGTGGGTAGGCGACTGCTTTATTTACACCAGTTCTGTGAACAGACTCAACTACTATGTTGGAGGAGAAATTGTCACTATTGCCCATTTAGACAG aacaaTGTATCTTCTGGGTTATATCCCTAAGGACAACCGACTTTATTTGGGTGATAAAGAGCTAAACATTGTTAGCTACTCTTTGCTGGTCTCAGTGCTTGAATATCAAACTGCTGTGATGAGAAGAGATTTCGGTATGGCTGACAAAGTTCTTCCCACAATTCCAAAGGAACAAAGAACCAGAGTTGcacattttcttgaaaaacag GGCTTCAAACAACAAGCTCTTGCAGTATCTACAGATCCGGAGCATCGTTTTGAACTTGCTCTTCAACTTGGAGAATTAAAAATAGCTTATCAGCTTGCAGTGGAAGCAGAG TCAGAACAGAAATGGAAGCAACTTGCTGAGCTTGCCATTAGTAAATGCCAGTTTGGCTTAGCCCAGGAGTGTCTCCACCATGCACAAGACTACGGCGGACTACTGCTCCTGGCTACAGCTTCAGGAAATGCTAACATGGTGAATAAGTTAGCGGAAGGAGCAGAAAAAGATGGCAAGAACAATGTTGCATTTATGAGCTACTTCTTGCAGGGAAA GCTTGATTCATGTTTGGAACTCCTGATTAAAACTGGGCGTCTCCCAGAAGCTGCTTTTCTTGCACGGACATATTTGCCAAGCCAAGTTTCAAG GGTTGTTAAACTGTGGCGGGAGAATCTCTCTAAAGTCAATCAAAAAGCTGCTGAGTCCCTTGCTGATCCTACAGAATATGAAAATCTTTTTCCTGGCTTAAAGGAAGCTTTTGTTGCTGAAGAGTATGTTAAACAGAGTCTTCCTGACTTGCGGCCAGCCAGGGAATACCCCCTTGTCACT ccaaatgaagaaagaaacttACTTGAAGAAGCGAAAGGATTTGAGCCTTATGGAGTAATGGCATCTCAG GCTGAAGAACCACTTCCATCTCCAAAACAAGATGTGATGAAGACAGTTTTGCAGAATTCTGATCTACTTCCAACAAGAGATCAAAag ACGCTGCTGGATTTGGAAGATGACTTGGATAACTTGGATCTGGAGGATATTGATACCACAGATATCAATCTGGATGAAGAGATCTTAGATGAGTGA
- the COPB2 gene encoding coatomer subunit beta' isoform X1 — MPLRLDIKRKLTARSDRVKSVDLHPTEPWMLASLYNGSVCVWNHETQTLVKTFEVCDLPVRAAKFVARKNWVVTGADDMQIRVFNYNTLERVHMFEAHSDYIRCISVHPTQPFILTSSDDMLIKLWDWDKKWSCSQVFEGHTHYVMQIVINPKDNNQFASASLDRTIKVWQLGSSSPNFTLEGHEKGVNCIDYYSGGDKPYLISGADDRLVKIWDYQNKTCVQTLEGHAQNVSCVSFHPELPIIITGSEDGTVRIWHSSTYRLESTLNYGMERVWCVASLRGSNNVALGYDEGSIIVKLGREEPAMSMDANGKIIWAKHSEVQQANLKAMGDAEIKDGERLPLAVKDMGSCEIYPQTIQHNPNGRFVVVCGDGEYIIYTAMALRNKSFGSAQEFVWAHDSSEYAIRESNSLVKIFKNFKEKKSFKPDFGAEGIYGGFLLGVRSVNGLAFYDWENTELIRRIEIQPKHIFWSDSGELVCIATEESFFILKYLSEKVAAAQETHEGVTEDGIEDAFEVLGEIQEIVKTGLWVGDCFIYTSSVNRLNYYVGGEIVTIAHLDRTMYLLGYIPKDNRLYLGDKELNIVSYSLLVSVLEYQTAVMRRDFGMADKVLPTIPKEQRTRVAHFLEKQGFKQQALAVSTDPEHRFELALQLGELKIAYQLAVEAESEQKWKQLAELAISKCQFGLAQECLHHAQDYGGLLLLATASGNANMVNKLAEGAEKDGKNNVAFMSYFLQGKLDSCLELLIKTGRLPEAAFLARTYLPSQVSRVVKLWRENLSKVNQKAAESLADPTEYENLFPGLKEAFVAEEYVKQSLPDLRPAREYPLVTPNEERNLLEEAKGFEPYGVMASQKAEEPLPSPKQDVMKTVLQNSDLLPTRDQKTLLDLEDDLDNLDLEDIDTTDINLDEEILDE; from the exons ATG CCTCTCCGACTTGATATAAAACGGAAACTAACAGCTCGGTCTGACCGGGTGAAGAGTGTAGACTTGCATCCCACGGAACCATGGATGTTGGCTAGCCTTTACAATGGCAGTGTCTGTGTTTGGAACCATGAAACACAG actcTGGTGAAGACTTTTGAAGTGTGTGACTTGCCAGTGAGAGCTGCCAAATTTGTGGCAAGAAAGAACTGGGTTGTTACAGGAGCT GATGACATGCAAATTAGAGTTTTTAATTATAACACCTTGGAAAGAGTTCACATGTTTGAAGCACATTCAGATTACATCCGTTGTATTTCTGTGCATCCCACACAGCCTTTCATACTGACAAGCAGCG atgatatGCTCATTAAACTCTGGGACTGGGATAAAAAATGGTCTTGTTCTCAGGTGTTTGAAGGACACACCCATTATGTCATGCAGATTGTCATAAACCCAAAAGACAATAATCAGTTTGCCAGTGCCTCTTTGGATAGGACAATCAAG gtGTGGCAGCTTGGCTCCTCTTCACCCAACTTTACTTTGGAAGGCCATGAGAAAGGAGTAAACTGCATTGACTATTACAGTGGAGGAGACAAGCCATATCTCATTTCAGGTGCAGATGACCGGTTGGTTAAGATCTGGGACTACCAG aataaaACCTGTGTACAAACATTGGAAGGACATGCTCAAAATGTGTCGTGTGTCAGCTTCCATCCTGAATTGCCTATCATTATCACAGGCTCAGAAGAtg gaaCTGTGCGCATTTGGCATTCAAGCACTTACCGCTTGGAAAGTACCCTCAACTATGGTATGGAGAGAGTGTGGTGTGTGGCCAGTTTAAGAGGCTCCAATAATGTGGCTTTGGGATATGATGAAGGCAGCATTATTGTTAAG CTTGGTCGTGAAGAACCTGCCATGTCCATGGATgcaaatggaaaaattatttggGCTAAACATTCAGAAGTCCAACAGGCTAACTTGAAAGCTATGGGCGATGCTGAAATCAAAGATGGAGAAAGATTGCCACTGGCTGTAAAGGACATGGGAAGCTGTGAAATCTATCCTCAGACAATTCAGCACAACCCTAATGGACG GTTTGTAGTAGTGTGTGGTGATGGTGAATACATCATCTACACAGCTATGGCTTTGAGAAACAAGAGCTTTGGTTCTGCACAGGAGTTTGTATGGGCACATGATTCTTCAGA GTATGCAATCAGGGAGAGCAACAGCCttgtaaagatatttaaaaatttcaaaGAGAAGAAGTCATTCAAACCTGATTTTGGAGCAGAAG GCATCTATGGTGGCTTCCTGTTGGGGGTCAGATCCGTTAATGGTTTGGCATTCTATGACTGGGAGAACACAGAATTGATTCGCAGAATTGAAATTCAGCCCAAACAT ATTTTCTGGTCTGACTCGGGTGAGCTTGTCTGCATTGCCACAGAAGAGTCATTCTTCATTTTGAAATACCTATCAGAAAAAGTTGCAGCAGCCCAAGAAACACATGAAGGTGTCACTGAAGATGGAATTGAAGATGCTTTTGAG GTTCTTGGTGAGATTCAGGAGATTGTGAAAACAGGCTTGTGGGTAGGCGACTGCTTTATTTACACCAGTTCTGTGAACAGACTCAACTACTATGTTGGAGGAGAAATTGTCACTATTGCCCATTTAGACAG aacaaTGTATCTTCTGGGTTATATCCCTAAGGACAACCGACTTTATTTGGGTGATAAAGAGCTAAACATTGTTAGCTACTCTTTGCTGGTCTCAGTGCTTGAATATCAAACTGCTGTGATGAGAAGAGATTTCGGTATGGCTGACAAAGTTCTTCCCACAATTCCAAAGGAACAAAGAACCAGAGTTGcacattttcttgaaaaacag GGCTTCAAACAACAAGCTCTTGCAGTATCTACAGATCCGGAGCATCGTTTTGAACTTGCTCTTCAACTTGGAGAATTAAAAATAGCTTATCAGCTTGCAGTGGAAGCAGAG TCAGAACAGAAATGGAAGCAACTTGCTGAGCTTGCCATTAGTAAATGCCAGTTTGGCTTAGCCCAGGAGTGTCTCCACCATGCACAAGACTACGGCGGACTACTGCTCCTGGCTACAGCTTCAGGAAATGCTAACATGGTGAATAAGTTAGCGGAAGGAGCAGAAAAAGATGGCAAGAACAATGTTGCATTTATGAGCTACTTCTTGCAGGGAAA GCTTGATTCATGTTTGGAACTCCTGATTAAAACTGGGCGTCTCCCAGAAGCTGCTTTTCTTGCACGGACATATTTGCCAAGCCAAGTTTCAAG GGTTGTTAAACTGTGGCGGGAGAATCTCTCTAAAGTCAATCAAAAAGCTGCTGAGTCCCTTGCTGATCCTACAGAATATGAAAATCTTTTTCCTGGCTTAAAGGAAGCTTTTGTTGCTGAAGAGTATGTTAAACAGAGTCTTCCTGACTTGCGGCCAGCCAGGGAATACCCCCTTGTCACT ccaaatgaagaaagaaacttACTTGAAGAAGCGAAAGGATTTGAGCCTTATGGAGTAATGGCATCTCAG AAGGCTGAAGAACCACTTCCATCTCCAAAACAAGATGTGATGAAGACAGTTTTGCAGAATTCTGATCTACTTCCAACAAGAGATCAAAag ACGCTGCTGGATTTGGAAGATGACTTGGATAACTTGGATCTGGAGGATATTGATACCACAGATATCAATCTGGATGAAGAGATCTTAGATGAGTGA
- the COPB2 gene encoding coatomer subunit beta' isoform X3, protein MLLKDGRSQHPNRPCPGTSTSCYSVLFIPGNLTNAVRALQECREPYDMLIKLWDWDKKWSCSQVFEGHTHYVMQIVINPKDNNQFASASLDRTIKVWQLGSSSPNFTLEGHEKGVNCIDYYSGGDKPYLISGADDRLVKIWDYQNKTCVQTLEGHAQNVSCVSFHPELPIIITGSEDGTVRIWHSSTYRLESTLNYGMERVWCVASLRGSNNVALGYDEGSIIVKLGREEPAMSMDANGKIIWAKHSEVQQANLKAMGDAEIKDGERLPLAVKDMGSCEIYPQTIQHNPNGRFVVVCGDGEYIIYTAMALRNKSFGSAQEFVWAHDSSEYAIRESNSLVKIFKNFKEKKSFKPDFGAEGIYGGFLLGVRSVNGLAFYDWENTELIRRIEIQPKHIFWSDSGELVCIATEESFFILKYLSEKVAAAQETHEGVTEDGIEDAFEVLGEIQEIVKTGLWVGDCFIYTSSVNRLNYYVGGEIVTIAHLDRTMYLLGYIPKDNRLYLGDKELNIVSYSLLVSVLEYQTAVMRRDFGMADKVLPTIPKEQRTRVAHFLEKQGFKQQALAVSTDPEHRFELALQLGELKIAYQLAVEAESEQKWKQLAELAISKCQFGLAQECLHHAQDYGGLLLLATASGNANMVNKLAEGAEKDGKNNVAFMSYFLQGKLDSCLELLIKTGRLPEAAFLARTYLPSQVSRVVKLWRENLSKVNQKAAESLADPTEYENLFPGLKEAFVAEEYVKQSLPDLRPAREYPLVTPNEERNLLEEAKGFEPYGVMASQKAEEPLPSPKQDVMKTVLQNSDLLPTRDQKTLLDLEDDLDNLDLEDIDTTDINLDEEILDE, encoded by the exons ATGTTACTTAAGGATGGAAGATCACAGCATCCCAACAGACCTTGCCCAGGAACGTCTACATCGTGCTACTCAGTCCTTTTCATTCCTGGAAACCTTACTAATGCAGTCAGAGCTCTGCAAGAATGCAGAGAGCCTT atgatatGCTCATTAAACTCTGGGACTGGGATAAAAAATGGTCTTGTTCTCAGGTGTTTGAAGGACACACCCATTATGTCATGCAGATTGTCATAAACCCAAAAGACAATAATCAGTTTGCCAGTGCCTCTTTGGATAGGACAATCAAG gtGTGGCAGCTTGGCTCCTCTTCACCCAACTTTACTTTGGAAGGCCATGAGAAAGGAGTAAACTGCATTGACTATTACAGTGGAGGAGACAAGCCATATCTCATTTCAGGTGCAGATGACCGGTTGGTTAAGATCTGGGACTACCAG aataaaACCTGTGTACAAACATTGGAAGGACATGCTCAAAATGTGTCGTGTGTCAGCTTCCATCCTGAATTGCCTATCATTATCACAGGCTCAGAAGAtg gaaCTGTGCGCATTTGGCATTCAAGCACTTACCGCTTGGAAAGTACCCTCAACTATGGTATGGAGAGAGTGTGGTGTGTGGCCAGTTTAAGAGGCTCCAATAATGTGGCTTTGGGATATGATGAAGGCAGCATTATTGTTAAG CTTGGTCGTGAAGAACCTGCCATGTCCATGGATgcaaatggaaaaattatttggGCTAAACATTCAGAAGTCCAACAGGCTAACTTGAAAGCTATGGGCGATGCTGAAATCAAAGATGGAGAAAGATTGCCACTGGCTGTAAAGGACATGGGAAGCTGTGAAATCTATCCTCAGACAATTCAGCACAACCCTAATGGACG GTTTGTAGTAGTGTGTGGTGATGGTGAATACATCATCTACACAGCTATGGCTTTGAGAAACAAGAGCTTTGGTTCTGCACAGGAGTTTGTATGGGCACATGATTCTTCAGA GTATGCAATCAGGGAGAGCAACAGCCttgtaaagatatttaaaaatttcaaaGAGAAGAAGTCATTCAAACCTGATTTTGGAGCAGAAG GCATCTATGGTGGCTTCCTGTTGGGGGTCAGATCCGTTAATGGTTTGGCATTCTATGACTGGGAGAACACAGAATTGATTCGCAGAATTGAAATTCAGCCCAAACAT ATTTTCTGGTCTGACTCGGGTGAGCTTGTCTGCATTGCCACAGAAGAGTCATTCTTCATTTTGAAATACCTATCAGAAAAAGTTGCAGCAGCCCAAGAAACACATGAAGGTGTCACTGAAGATGGAATTGAAGATGCTTTTGAG GTTCTTGGTGAGATTCAGGAGATTGTGAAAACAGGCTTGTGGGTAGGCGACTGCTTTATTTACACCAGTTCTGTGAACAGACTCAACTACTATGTTGGAGGAGAAATTGTCACTATTGCCCATTTAGACAG aacaaTGTATCTTCTGGGTTATATCCCTAAGGACAACCGACTTTATTTGGGTGATAAAGAGCTAAACATTGTTAGCTACTCTTTGCTGGTCTCAGTGCTTGAATATCAAACTGCTGTGATGAGAAGAGATTTCGGTATGGCTGACAAAGTTCTTCCCACAATTCCAAAGGAACAAAGAACCAGAGTTGcacattttcttgaaaaacag GGCTTCAAACAACAAGCTCTTGCAGTATCTACAGATCCGGAGCATCGTTTTGAACTTGCTCTTCAACTTGGAGAATTAAAAATAGCTTATCAGCTTGCAGTGGAAGCAGAG TCAGAACAGAAATGGAAGCAACTTGCTGAGCTTGCCATTAGTAAATGCCAGTTTGGCTTAGCCCAGGAGTGTCTCCACCATGCACAAGACTACGGCGGACTACTGCTCCTGGCTACAGCTTCAGGAAATGCTAACATGGTGAATAAGTTAGCGGAAGGAGCAGAAAAAGATGGCAAGAACAATGTTGCATTTATGAGCTACTTCTTGCAGGGAAA GCTTGATTCATGTTTGGAACTCCTGATTAAAACTGGGCGTCTCCCAGAAGCTGCTTTTCTTGCACGGACATATTTGCCAAGCCAAGTTTCAAG GGTTGTTAAACTGTGGCGGGAGAATCTCTCTAAAGTCAATCAAAAAGCTGCTGAGTCCCTTGCTGATCCTACAGAATATGAAAATCTTTTTCCTGGCTTAAAGGAAGCTTTTGTTGCTGAAGAGTATGTTAAACAGAGTCTTCCTGACTTGCGGCCAGCCAGGGAATACCCCCTTGTCACT ccaaatgaagaaagaaacttACTTGAAGAAGCGAAAGGATTTGAGCCTTATGGAGTAATGGCATCTCAG AAGGCTGAAGAACCACTTCCATCTCCAAAACAAGATGTGATGAAGACAGTTTTGCAGAATTCTGATCTACTTCCAACAAGAGATCAAAag ACGCTGCTGGATTTGGAAGATGACTTGGATAACTTGGATCTGGAGGATATTGATACCACAGATATCAATCTGGATGAAGAGATCTTAGATGAGTGA